The stretch of DNA AAGGATATTGGGATTACGATTTCTTCCACGTTTCGCAACTATAAGGGAGATTGGGTCAAGGCTGCAGAAGTCACGCATGGCCAGTTGGGGCAAAGCGGCGGAAATGGTACGCTGATGAGATGCTTGCCAATTGCCTTCGCTTATTCTGATATCGAAAAAATGGATGAAGTGTCCATTCGCCAATCGAAAATGACACATTTCGAGGACTCCGCTTCTGAAGCATGTGTCATCTATAATCGGATCGCGAACAGACTTCTTCATGGTGATGAGTTGAGGGAGGCTATCACTGCAGAAATTAAAGGCACCCGATATGATATCGATTATAGCAGAGAACCGGATTGCCCGCCGAGCGGCTATGTGGTTCATTCACTTAAATGGGTATTCTATTGGCTGCTAAATCGTAATTCCTTTGAGGACGTTATCATTGGTGCTGTCAATATGGGCAATGACAGCGACACGATTGCCGCGATTACAGGAGGGCTCAAAGGGATTGAAGTAGGATACCGAAGCCTGCCTGATATACATTCCGATCGGTTGCTTAACAAAAGGGCTCTTAAAGAACTAGCGGAATTACTTTATGAATTAAGGGATAAAGACACAACACTATAAGAGCGATGAGCTGGAAGACTGAGAGGCTTTAAAACAAACTGAGCTTGGTATGGCTGAGGAGATGAGGAATCAAGGGTATACTGAATATCTGGTTAGATTTATTTTTACATTTGGAAGCATAGCCTAAGGGAAGGCTATGCTTCTTTTGTTACAATTAGAATATGCATAGTTTTAACAAATTGGATATAAGGTTATCATGTAGCAATCTGTTTGGACAACAAGCTGAACGATAGAACTTTTAAATAGAAGGGAGATAAAGGGATATGGAACTGGGCGTAAGCGAATTAGGTAAATTTGCCGAAGGTATCGTAAGGGCTGCAGGTAAATTACTCTTAAAATTAAGAAAGGAACCTTTAGAACTTGAGGAAAAGGCCGACTTCTCTGACTTAGTAACAGTGGTTGATCGAGCAGTGGAGAAGTTTTTAGTAGAAAGTATTTTAGAGAGGTACCCTGAACATGGGATTGTTGGGGAAGAAGGGATATTTGAAGATGAACGTTCTGACTTTGCCACCCAGTGGATTATCGACCCGATTGATGGTACTACTAATTTTATCCACAACTTTCCCTTTTACGGAATTTCTGTCGGTATCGTTCATAAAGGAGTCGGCATAATTGGCGTTGTTTATAATCCCTCAACAGATGAACTGTTCTATGGCGAAAAAGATAAGGGTGCCTATGTGAATGGCGTTGCGTTACGCTTAAACAAGCCGATACAGTTAAAAGAAGCGCTGGTTTCTACGACCATGATGTGGGAAGACTGGAGGACGAAGGAATCCGTTCATTCTAGTATTATAGAAATTTATCAAAAAACAAGAGGTCTTAGAATGCTTGGTGGAGCGGCCAT from Neobacillus sp. CF12 encodes:
- a CDS encoding ADP-ribosylglycohydrolase family protein, with the protein product MLDRMKGGLIGFAIGDAMGVATEFMSPEEIKAKYGVVTEILGGGVFGFERGETSDDTAMTVAVANGILANSHDPIAEIGEQFLKWRDTRPKDIGITISSTFRNYKGDWVKAAEVTHGQLGQSGGNGTLMRCLPIAFAYSDIEKMDEVSIRQSKMTHFEDSASEACVIYNRIANRLLHGDELREAITAEIKGTRYDIDYSREPDCPPSGYVVHSLKWVFYWLLNRNSFEDVIIGAVNMGNDSDTIAAITGGLKGIEVGYRSLPDIHSDRLLNKRALKELAELLYELRDKDTTL
- a CDS encoding inositol monophosphatase; this translates as MELGVSELGKFAEGIVRAAGKLLLKLRKEPLELEEKADFSDLVTVVDRAVEKFLVESILERYPEHGIVGEEGIFEDERSDFATQWIIDPIDGTTNFIHNFPFYGISVGIVHKGVGIIGVVYNPSTDELFYGEKDKGAYVNGVALRLNKPIQLKEALVSTTMMWEDWRTKESVHSSIIEIYQKTRGLRMLGGAAISLCEIAKGTLNAYVMPALSTWDYAGGVIILKEAGGTITRLNGSELSLEKGGSLLAAHPSIHPDLLKIMERV